A stretch of the Polyangiaceae bacterium genome encodes the following:
- a CDS encoding GGDEF domain-containing protein produces the protein MSHQLQPSAADQAVRQRGDRDELPTLTDELGARGTTASVRDRASLTLMSGDDAGRLVRLGEGELVVGRGTDADVRLTDAGVSLRHARFFRVEGQVYVQDLHTNLGTWVGGKRIDSPVRLQDGDHVQIGPHRVLRFNLTTREEEEAAERLYESAVRDPTSGAYNRRDFERRLEAEQVYAGLRKCSFALLLLDIDEFKALNDACGHLLGDAVLRVVAASIQRLLRPTDTLVRFGGDEFIVLCRDTTSRNGLILAERIRATVERLPFSVRGNDLRVTVSVGVATVHSNDAAWASLVEAADQALYRAKRAGRNGVARAG, from the coding sequence ATGAGTCATCAGCTCCAGCCGTCCGCAGCCGACCAAGCCGTGCGACAGCGGGGCGACCGGGACGAATTGCCCACGCTGACCGACGAGCTCGGCGCTCGTGGCACGACGGCTTCGGTGCGGGACCGCGCCTCCCTCACGCTGATGAGTGGAGACGATGCAGGCAGGTTGGTTCGCCTCGGCGAAGGCGAGCTGGTAGTCGGCCGCGGCACCGACGCAGACGTGCGTCTGACCGACGCCGGCGTTTCGCTCCGCCACGCGAGGTTCTTTCGCGTGGAAGGTCAGGTCTACGTTCAAGACCTGCACACGAACCTGGGCACCTGGGTCGGCGGCAAGCGGATCGACTCCCCCGTCCGCCTGCAGGACGGCGATCACGTTCAGATCGGCCCGCATCGCGTGCTCAGGTTCAACCTCACCACCCGAGAGGAAGAGGAAGCCGCAGAACGGTTGTACGAATCGGCTGTCCGCGATCCGACGAGCGGGGCCTACAATCGCCGTGACTTCGAGCGCCGGCTCGAGGCCGAGCAGGTGTACGCGGGTCTGCGCAAGTGCTCGTTCGCGCTGCTCCTGCTCGATATCGACGAATTCAAGGCGCTCAACGACGCTTGCGGGCACTTGCTCGGCGATGCCGTGTTGAGGGTCGTGGCAGCCAGCATTCAACGCCTGCTGCGACCCACGGACACCCTCGTGCGTTTCGGTGGCGACGAGTTCATCGTGTTGTGCCGCGACACGACCTCGAGGAACGGGCTGATCCTCGCCGAGCGGATCCGCGCCACCGTCGAGCGGCTGCCGTTCTCGGTGCGCGGGAACGACCTCCGCGTCACCGTCAGCGTCGGCGTTGCCACCGTGCACAGCAACGATGCTGCCTGGGCCTCGCTGGTCGAAGCAGCCGACCAGGCCCTCTACCGGGCGAAGCGCGCGGGGCGCAACGGCGTCGCGCGCGCGGGCTGA
- a CDS encoding serine/threonine protein kinase, with amino-acid sequence MSARDAHGHARASVATFASGEVLGGTYRIVGTLETGGMGSLFLAEHVRLGRRFVVKVLANHAKSDPEAIGRFHREAEVVSQLHHPNIVQVIDFDTAPSGDPYLVLEYLGGESLSARLEREVRLDIERAVAIAWQIASALATAHEQGVVHRDLKPANIYLVAARGHDSFVKVLDFGISKQPGKSRSYTRELEVVGTPSYMAPEQALARGIDHRTDQFALASIVYRMLSGEIPFTGPSVAETLSNVVSSPTPTLGDRFAGVPRAVDVVLARAMAKDPQRRFAKISDFAWALSEASQVRQLAIGFRSEPPPPPGPTLRPPRSTSPTLAAEERPVSGFIRTPPKHLTDPDGVAYLLDAARAALEDGDPSAAGTLAEEAARRVEEGSADSRHAVAIRELFEQLLGGVEHSFSRAQSPALGDLTPKLAFVLSRVEGTTSARELIDAAHLPEHELLHALYVLTRRGLLRTS; translated from the coding sequence ATGTCCGCCCGCGACGCCCACGGCCACGCCCGAGCATCCGTCGCGACGTTCGCGAGCGGCGAGGTGCTCGGCGGCACCTATCGCATCGTCGGCACGCTGGAGACCGGGGGGATGGGCTCGCTCTTCCTCGCCGAGCACGTGCGCCTGGGTCGGCGCTTCGTGGTCAAGGTCTTGGCCAACCACGCGAAGTCGGACCCCGAGGCCATCGGCAGGTTCCATCGCGAAGCCGAGGTGGTGAGTCAGCTGCACCACCCCAACATCGTGCAGGTCATCGACTTCGACACCGCTCCGAGTGGCGACCCCTACCTGGTGCTCGAGTACCTGGGCGGTGAGTCGCTGAGCGCGCGACTCGAGCGCGAGGTGCGCTTGGACATCGAGCGCGCCGTGGCCATCGCCTGGCAGATCGCCTCGGCGCTCGCCACGGCTCACGAGCAAGGTGTGGTGCACCGCGATCTCAAGCCCGCCAACATCTATCTGGTCGCAGCGCGGGGTCACGACTCGTTCGTGAAGGTGCTCGACTTCGGCATCAGCAAGCAGCCGGGCAAGAGCCGGAGCTACACGCGAGAGCTCGAGGTCGTGGGCACACCGTCGTACATGGCCCCGGAGCAAGCGCTGGCCCGCGGGATCGACCACCGCACGGACCAGTTCGCGCTCGCGTCCATCGTGTATCGCATGCTGAGCGGCGAGATCCCTTTCACCGGTCCGAGCGTGGCGGAGACGCTCTCGAACGTGGTGAGCTCGCCGACGCCGACGCTCGGCGATCGCTTCGCGGGAGTCCCACGAGCCGTCGACGTGGTCCTGGCCCGCGCCATGGCCAAGGATCCCCAGCGCCGCTTCGCGAAGATCAGCGATTTTGCCTGGGCGCTGTCCGAGGCGAGCCAGGTGAGGCAGCTCGCCATCGGTTTCCGGAGCGAGCCGCCGCCGCCGCCCGGCCCGACCCTGCGCCCGCCGCGCTCGACCAGCCCCACGCTGGCGGCGGAGGAGCGGCCGGTCTCGGGCTTCATCCGCACGCCTCCCAAGCACCTGACGGATCCGGACGGCGTCGCCTACCTGCTCGACGCCGCGCGCGCCGCGCTCGAGGACGGCGATCCGAGCGCCGCCGGCACCTTGGCCGAAGAGGCCGCCCGCCGGGTCGAAGAGGGCTCGGCGGATTCGCGGCACGCGGTCGCCATCCGCGAGCTGTTCGAGCAGCTGCTCGGCGGCGTCGAACACTCCTTCAGCCGCGCGCAGAGCCCGGCGCTCGGCGACCTCACGCCGAAGCTCGCCTTCGTGCTGTCGCGAGTGGAGGGCACGACCTCTGCTCGGGAGCTGATCGACGCGGCGCACCTGCCGGAGCACGAGCTGCTGCACGCCCTCTACGTCTTGACCCGGCGCGGCCTGCTGCGCACGAGCTGA
- a CDS encoding sel1 repeat family protein, with the protein MSPKAVVLVALVAALSACERPAAPEHPEASKAPSESPSAPPKARALADACEKGEATSCLALGVAYSDAALGLPHDETRAADFYERACDLGDIRGCNNLAVMFEKGQGRPVDAKRAFQLYTKNCDAKHALACKNVGRCHRDGLGVPADAAKAKAAFQKAVELSKAECARGVAEGCSNIGFTYRAGNEGLPKDETRAVEYLERACKMGYRAVCSRVHPR; encoded by the coding sequence GTGAGCCCCAAGGCAGTGGTCCTCGTCGCGCTCGTCGCCGCGCTCTCGGCGTGTGAGCGGCCCGCGGCCCCAGAGCACCCGGAGGCCTCGAAGGCGCCCAGCGAATCGCCCAGCGCGCCGCCCAAGGCGCGCGCTCTCGCCGATGCGTGCGAGAAGGGGGAAGCCACCAGCTGTCTCGCCCTCGGCGTGGCGTACTCCGACGCCGCGCTGGGGCTTCCGCACGACGAGACGCGCGCCGCAGACTTCTACGAGAGAGCGTGCGACCTGGGAGACATTCGCGGCTGCAACAACCTGGCCGTGATGTTCGAGAAGGGGCAAGGCCGGCCCGTGGACGCGAAGCGCGCGTTCCAGCTGTACACGAAGAACTGCGACGCGAAGCACGCGCTCGCCTGCAAGAACGTCGGACGCTGCCACCGCGACGGGCTCGGTGTGCCCGCCGACGCCGCGAAGGCGAAGGCCGCGTTTCAGAAGGCGGTCGAGCTCTCGAAGGCGGAGTGCGCGCGCGGAGTGGCCGAAGGCTGCTCGAACATCGGGTTCACCTACCGCGCTGGGAACGAGGGCCTCCCCAAGGACGAGACGCGCGCGGTGGAGTACCTCGAGCGCGCGTGCAAGATGGGCTATCGAGCCGTCTGCTCGCGCGTGCATCCACGCTGA
- a CDS encoding transposase, with product MAREARAWPRERRRRTHRRGGRGAAHGRALRLNVHCHALVLDGVYVHENGDPRAPLEFRELVAPTQADIAEVAARTAVRVEKILRAHGKSLEPELADDTPPELALDEPGLAACYAAAAQGLSVSGDRAGQPPLRLIASPEPPAHPRAIDVTDQPVAEVRGINIHAAQVVDGRDRRRVERLCEYITRPPVPQDRLERRADGKLELGFKRAWRDGTRALVFEPADLIPRLVAAVPPPRFHLLRYFGVLSSHSARRRFVVPRPLADSTANKPAPACGDQLELLGDTDDAPAPRKRWAWLLAHVFAADVETCPRCSGPMRWAEVANTRAQITRLLAEHGLGPRAPPATRVGARVPEQLMLGFGEG from the coding sequence CTGGCGCGCGAAGCGCGAGCTTGGCCTCGCGAGCGTCGCAGACGCACACACCGGCGCGGTGGTCGCGGTGCAGCGCACGGACGCGCGCTCCGGCTCAACGTTCACTGCCACGCTCTGGTGCTCGACGGTGTCTACGTTCACGAAAATGGCGACCCTCGTGCGCCGCTCGAGTTCCGCGAGCTGGTCGCGCCCACGCAGGCCGACATCGCCGAGGTCGCCGCGCGCACCGCCGTTCGGGTCGAGAAGATCCTGCGAGCGCACGGCAAGAGTCTCGAGCCCGAGCTCGCGGACGACACGCCGCCCGAGCTCGCCCTCGACGAGCCCGGCCTTGCTGCGTGCTACGCCGCCGCCGCGCAGGGCCTCTCCGTGAGCGGCGACCGAGCCGGCCAGCCGCCCCTCCGACTCATCGCGTCGCCGGAGCCACCCGCGCACCCTCGCGCCATCGACGTGACCGACCAGCCCGTCGCCGAGGTCCGCGGCATCAACATCCACGCCGCTCAGGTCGTGGACGGCCGGGATCGCCGGAGAGTGGAGCGGCTCTGCGAGTACATCACCCGCCCTCCCGTCCCGCAGGACCGCCTCGAGCGCCGCGCGGACGGCAAGCTCGAGCTCGGCTTCAAGCGGGCGTGGCGGGACGGCACGCGCGCGCTGGTGTTCGAGCCCGCGGACCTCATCCCGCGGCTCGTCGCTGCCGTGCCCCCGCCGCGCTTCCATTTGCTCCGCTACTTCGGCGTGCTCTCGAGCCACTCCGCGCGCCGGCGTTTCGTCGTGCCTCGGCCGCTGGCCGATTCGACGGCGAACAAGCCCGCGCCCGCGTGCGGCGATCAGCTCGAGCTGCTCGGCGACACGGACGACGCGCCGGCGCCGCGCAAGCGGTGGGCCTGGCTCCTCGCCCACGTCTTCGCGGCCGACGTCGAGACCTGCCCGCGCTGCTCCGGACCCATGCGCTGGGCTGAGGTCGCCAACACCCGCGCCCAGATCACCCGCTTGCTAGCGGAGCATGGCCTCGGGCCCAGGGCGCCTCCTGCGACCCGCGTCGGCGCTCGGGTGCCCGAGCAGTTGATGTTGGGGTTCGGGGAGGGGTGA
- the preA gene encoding NAD-dependent dihydropyrimidine dehydrogenase subunit PreA — translation MPDLSTNCAGIRSPNPFWLASAPPANSGAQVQRAFDAGWGGAVWKTLGQPIQNVSSRFGAINYSGTRAIGFNNIELITDRPLETNFREIYETKKKYPKNAVVVSLMVETQEEWKDIIKRSIDAGADGLELNFGCPHGMCERGMGSAVGQEPRVNERITAWAVEYSTVPVLVKLTPNVSDILPHGLAAQKGGAHGVSLINTIKSIISVDIDRFVPEPRVGGQSTNGGYCGAAVKPIALHMLARLTRSGDFKIPVSGIGGITNWRDAVEFMLLGASSVQVCTEVMLKGYRIVEDMIEGLDEYMATHGFQTLDQLVGKAVPAYSEWGDLDLNYETIAKIDAKKCIGCQLCVVACHDGAHQCIHPAKEGNGDPATRVPIVDESECVGCNLCKIVCPVPDCISMVPVDNGFAPATWNQHVTEGAKLRPKKGAH, via the coding sequence ATGCCTGATCTGTCCACGAACTGCGCGGGCATCCGCTCGCCGAACCCGTTCTGGCTCGCCTCGGCGCCGCCGGCGAACTCTGGGGCTCAGGTGCAGCGAGCGTTCGACGCCGGCTGGGGCGGGGCGGTGTGGAAGACGCTGGGTCAACCGATCCAGAACGTGTCCAGCCGCTTCGGCGCCATCAACTACTCCGGCACGCGCGCCATCGGCTTCAACAACATCGAGCTCATCACGGACCGCCCGCTGGAGACGAACTTCCGGGAGATCTACGAGACCAAGAAGAAGTACCCGAAGAACGCCGTGGTCGTCTCGCTCATGGTCGAGACGCAGGAAGAGTGGAAGGACATCATCAAGCGCTCCATCGACGCGGGCGCCGACGGCCTGGAGCTCAATTTCGGCTGTCCGCACGGCATGTGCGAGCGCGGCATGGGCTCCGCCGTGGGGCAGGAGCCGCGGGTCAACGAGCGCATCACGGCCTGGGCCGTCGAGTACTCCACGGTCCCCGTGCTGGTGAAGCTCACCCCCAACGTGTCGGACATCTTGCCGCACGGCCTGGCCGCTCAGAAGGGCGGCGCCCACGGCGTCTCGCTCATCAACACCATCAAGAGCATCATCTCCGTGGACATCGACCGCTTCGTGCCCGAGCCGCGCGTCGGCGGCCAGAGCACCAACGGCGGCTACTGCGGCGCCGCGGTCAAGCCCATCGCGCTCCACATGCTGGCGCGCCTGACGCGCTCCGGCGACTTCAAGATCCCGGTCAGCGGCATCGGCGGCATCACCAACTGGCGCGACGCCGTGGAGTTCATGCTGCTCGGCGCCTCCAGCGTGCAGGTGTGCACGGAGGTCATGCTGAAGGGCTACCGCATCGTCGAGGACATGATCGAGGGCCTCGACGAGTACATGGCGACGCACGGCTTCCAGACGTTGGATCAGCTCGTGGGCAAGGCCGTGCCGGCGTATTCGGAGTGGGGCGACCTCGATCTGAACTACGAGACCATCGCCAAGATCGACGCCAAGAAGTGCATCGGCTGCCAGCTCTGCGTCGTCGCCTGCCACGACGGCGCCCACCAGTGCATCCACCCGGCGAAGGAAGGCAACGGCGACCCTGCCACTCGGGTGCCCATCGTGGACGAGAGCGAGTGCGTCGGCTGCAACCTGTGCAAGATCGTGTGCCCGGTGCCCGACTGCATCAGCATGGTCCCCGTGGACAACGGCTTCGCGCCCGCGACCTGGAACCAGCACGTCACCGAGGGCGCGAAGCTACGGCCCAAAAAGGGCGCGCACTGA
- a CDS encoding FAD-dependent oxidoreductase, translating to MAKPIPTDRSESVFSDYKHEYTPHQAAVEANRCLYCSDAPCTKACPTHIDVPEFIRKIATGNVKGSARTIFDSNILGMSCARVCPVEVLCVGDCVYNTMGVPPIQIGKLQRFATDQAFEKGWRFFEAGPPTGKSVGLIGAGPASLAAAHELRRLGHACTIYEKRQVIGGLNTTGVAPYKMRADRSLEEVEWVLGIGGVEVKTGVEIGTDISFEELEKKHDAVFVGVGLGPDTRLGVPGEELPGVHGAVALIERLKLEKLPLAGVKSALVIGGGNTAIDGVRELAGLGVPSVSLVYRGTEAKMPGYRHEWLAAREVGVSALFQAVPVAFEGNGKVERARLVRTDAQKKPIAGSEFTVDAELVLLAIGQSTLGQLLAGLPGIVVDKGRVTTDEHGATGRKGWYAGGDCRNGGKEVVNAAAEGKAAAAAIHRQLGGKDA from the coding sequence ATGGCGAAGCCGATACCCACCGATCGGAGCGAGAGCGTCTTCTCCGACTACAAGCACGAGTACACGCCGCACCAGGCGGCCGTGGAAGCGAACCGCTGCCTGTATTGCTCGGACGCCCCCTGCACCAAGGCGTGCCCGACGCACATCGACGTGCCGGAGTTCATCCGCAAGATCGCCACCGGCAACGTCAAGGGCTCGGCGCGCACCATCTTCGACTCGAACATCCTGGGCATGAGCTGCGCGCGGGTGTGCCCGGTCGAGGTCTTGTGCGTCGGCGACTGCGTCTACAACACCATGGGCGTGCCGCCGATCCAGATCGGCAAGCTCCAGCGCTTCGCCACCGACCAGGCCTTCGAGAAGGGTTGGCGCTTCTTCGAGGCCGGCCCGCCCACGGGCAAGAGCGTGGGCCTGATCGGCGCCGGCCCTGCGTCGCTCGCCGCCGCACACGAGCTCAGGCGCCTGGGTCATGCCTGCACCATCTACGAGAAGCGGCAGGTCATCGGCGGCCTCAACACCACCGGCGTCGCGCCCTACAAGATGCGCGCGGACCGCTCGCTGGAGGAGGTCGAGTGGGTGCTCGGCATCGGCGGCGTCGAGGTGAAGACGGGCGTCGAGATCGGCACAGACATCTCCTTCGAGGAGCTGGAAAAGAAGCACGACGCGGTGTTCGTCGGCGTCGGGCTCGGACCGGACACGCGGCTCGGCGTGCCGGGCGAAGAGCTGCCGGGCGTCCACGGCGCCGTGGCGCTGATCGAGCGCTTGAAGCTGGAGAAGCTCCCGCTCGCGGGCGTGAAGAGCGCCTTGGTGATCGGCGGCGGCAACACCGCCATCGACGGGGTGCGCGAGCTCGCTGGCCTCGGCGTTCCGAGCGTGAGCCTGGTCTACCGCGGCACCGAGGCCAAGATGCCGGGCTACCGGCACGAGTGGCTGGCCGCGCGCGAGGTCGGGGTCTCCGCGCTGTTCCAGGCGGTGCCCGTCGCCTTCGAAGGCAACGGCAAGGTCGAGCGGGCGCGCCTCGTTCGCACCGACGCGCAAAAGAAGCCCATCGCCGGCAGCGAGTTCACGGTGGACGCCGAGCTGGTCCTGCTCGCCATCGGGCAGTCCACGCTCGGGCAGCTGCTCGCCGGTCTGCCCGGCATCGTCGTCGACAAGGGCCGCGTCACGACCGACGAGCACGGCGCCACCGGGCGCAAGGGTTGGTACGCCGGCGGCGACTGCCGGAACGGCGGCAAGGAAGTGGTGAACGCCGCCGCCGAGGGCAAAGCCGCGGCTGCCGCCATTCACCGTCAGCTGGGAGGCAAAGATGCCTGA
- a CDS encoding SEC-C domain-containing protein: MRARYAAYALGEVDFILKSHTPEAGKDVDRAQTEAWSKNSKWLGLEVLGTEGGGASDDKGSVEFVARYKIKNVTLEHRERAKFEKHEGKWLFADAEQIAGPPIKNEGPRIGRNDPCHCGSGKKFKKCHGKAA; the protein is encoded by the coding sequence ATGCGCGCGCGCTACGCCGCCTACGCCCTGGGCGAGGTGGACTTCATCCTGAAGTCGCACACCCCCGAGGCCGGCAAGGACGTGGACCGGGCGCAGACCGAGGCCTGGAGCAAGAACAGCAAGTGGCTAGGGCTCGAGGTGCTCGGCACCGAGGGCGGCGGGGCGAGCGACGACAAGGGTAGTGTCGAGTTCGTCGCACGCTACAAGATCAAGAACGTCACGCTCGAGCACCGCGAGCGCGCCAAGTTCGAGAAGCACGAAGGCAAGTGGCTGTTCGCCGACGCCGAGCAGATCGCCGGACCCCCGATCAAGAACGAGGGGCCACGCATCGGGCGCAACGATCCTTGCCACTGCGGCAGCGGCAAGAAATTCAAGAAGTGCCACGGCAAAGCAGCGTGA
- a CDS encoding inositol monophosphatase produces the protein MPRQSSVTPSELGRIALEVAREAGALALSGFRQRMDVAEKGLRDLVTEFDLASERLIRARLSELTPELPIVGEEEGGERGAERVWYCDPIDGTTNYAHGHPVWGVSIGVMEGETPLAGAVVAPALGLEWSGHRGGPAFRNGEPCRVSATETLEHSLLATGFPREREREPDNNFAAFARVKKRCHGVRRCGAAALDLCWVADGTYDGYWERRLNPWDLAGGSAIVLAAGGQLSHLNGGAPRLAEGHLVATNGKIHPTLVDLLGEP, from the coding sequence GTGCCACGGCAAAGCAGCGTGACGCCGAGCGAGCTCGGCCGAATCGCGCTGGAAGTGGCGCGCGAAGCCGGCGCGCTCGCCCTGAGCGGCTTCCGCCAGCGCATGGACGTGGCCGAGAAGGGCTTGCGCGATCTGGTCACCGAGTTCGATCTGGCCTCGGAGCGACTGATCCGCGCGCGCCTCTCCGAGCTCACTCCGGAGCTGCCGATCGTGGGCGAAGAAGAGGGCGGCGAGCGCGGAGCCGAGCGCGTCTGGTACTGCGACCCCATCGACGGCACCACCAACTACGCGCACGGCCACCCGGTCTGGGGCGTGAGCATCGGCGTGATGGAGGGGGAGACGCCGCTCGCCGGCGCCGTGGTTGCTCCGGCCCTCGGCCTCGAGTGGTCGGGCCACCGCGGCGGCCCCGCGTTCCGCAACGGCGAGCCGTGCCGGGTGAGCGCCACCGAGACGCTCGAGCATTCGTTGCTCGCCACGGGCTTCCCGCGCGAGCGCGAGCGCGAGCCCGACAACAACTTCGCGGCGTTCGCCCGGGTGAAGAAGCGCTGCCACGGAGTCCGCCGCTGCGGTGCGGCCGCCCTGGACCTGTGCTGGGTCGCCGACGGGACCTACGACGGCTACTGGGAGCGCCGGCTGAACCCCTGGGATCTGGCTGGGGGCTCGGCCATCGTGCTCGCTGCAGGTGGGCAACTGTCCCACCTGAACGGCGGCGCGCCGAGGCTCGCGGAGGGGCATCTGGTCGCGACAAACGGCAAGATCCACCCGACCCTGGTCGATCTCCTCGGAGAGCCCTGA
- a CDS encoding tetratricopeptide repeat protein, whose amino-acid sequence MESSKPTKHPLPLSDHYRPTVPAPKVPLPAAAMQPGPVPRPDEDESTAVFPGAPRMPSGTDEDRPAKARAKPVPRDPGPPPPIRRDDSRAFRSSQLPGREDSRAFRLSGLPARDESRAFRLRELARRRPMGRPGEPSVLLVSAPETLSAALEPALARHRVQVVRADTQEVTDAVIYLAPDLVVLAGDAARDSGHHILRALALSPQSSVVPVAILDDNTELEARLMAFRHGAAAVIPRSASMDEMAERIATLAREIPEREAESLGDVGEATLQELVSALEHELRTGILSVRAAGGADSQAVRIVLGGGRALTETIDEFVSRVREHVVTAEPLQYEFDERAAGTVQLLGGLDEEPAEARVDVKGLRVVLADADAARADAVAQELRERGVDVVVTDLDPSEVRFHRIRTMDPAVLLIGEREAQGEGYELMRRMRRDTRLRWASLLVVRWDEVWSEERAVPAIERILGTLSALAEPERALSERADSRAAFDTRLEITGPARLLRGLASATKAVRVTVQNPRLRVRIDVSEGLVVGASGEVLAPDPRELSGPVALAALLVVSSGRVHVEPTEQPQTANLMTTPDVALNMADAEPPPIPPSIPMPAVMESRQRRRSERPPASRRQKPKPGSSLNTIGYALAGLVGVLVIGTVVVLALRPKQEQKMTPSAVPSEAPAPQAATTASAKPAPKPEAPPAPEPPQLSPDEADALASAPTCEKLLGNMPPSPGVYPGAAYDQVRAARKELARGDMDGAQAAYCKAMRFDPKNAEAHSGLARVLMSRRDAKSAVQWAREAVKLNPEETNYQILLGDALALSGDMPKAVDPILLGYGIGPSDAAARDKLVRAQLKLGGEAARRQDHLAAERAYRRALTLEGQNAAAATGMARALLEQGQPKAATFWARKATALDPKSAAAFVVLGDSLGKSGEPSAASAAWKKAAAIDPNDPAARARAMTTE is encoded by the coding sequence ATGGAGTCGTCCAAGCCGACCAAACACCCGCTGCCGCTCTCCGATCACTACCGGCCCACCGTACCGGCGCCCAAGGTCCCGCTACCGGCGGCGGCGATGCAACCCGGGCCGGTGCCTCGCCCGGACGAGGACGAGTCCACGGCGGTGTTCCCCGGGGCCCCGCGCATGCCTTCGGGCACCGACGAGGACCGCCCGGCCAAAGCCAGGGCAAAGCCCGTCCCTCGCGATCCCGGACCGCCGCCGCCGATCCGCAGAGACGACTCCCGTGCCTTCCGCTCGAGCCAGCTGCCGGGGCGGGAAGACTCCCGAGCCTTTCGTCTGAGCGGGCTCCCCGCTCGCGACGAATCGCGGGCCTTTCGCCTGCGAGAGCTGGCGCGCCGGCGCCCGATGGGTCGCCCCGGTGAGCCGAGCGTGCTCCTGGTGAGCGCGCCGGAGACGCTGAGCGCGGCCCTCGAGCCCGCGCTCGCGCGGCACCGCGTGCAAGTGGTGCGGGCCGACACCCAAGAGGTCACCGACGCCGTGATCTACTTGGCGCCGGACCTGGTCGTGCTGGCCGGTGACGCCGCGCGCGACTCCGGGCACCACATCTTGCGCGCGCTGGCGCTCTCACCGCAGAGCAGCGTGGTGCCAGTCGCCATCCTGGACGACAACACCGAGCTCGAGGCGCGCTTGATGGCGTTTCGTCATGGCGCCGCCGCCGTCATCCCGCGCTCCGCGAGCATGGACGAGATGGCCGAGCGCATCGCGACCCTGGCGCGGGAGATCCCGGAGCGAGAGGCGGAGTCGCTGGGCGACGTCGGAGAGGCGACGCTGCAAGAGCTGGTGTCCGCCCTCGAGCACGAGCTCCGCACCGGCATCTTGAGTGTGCGCGCGGCGGGTGGCGCAGACTCCCAGGCAGTGCGCATCGTGCTGGGCGGCGGCCGCGCGCTGACCGAGACCATCGACGAGTTCGTGTCGCGCGTGCGCGAGCACGTCGTGACCGCCGAGCCCCTGCAGTACGAGTTCGACGAGCGGGCCGCCGGCACCGTGCAGCTCCTGGGCGGCCTGGACGAGGAGCCGGCCGAGGCACGCGTGGACGTGAAGGGGCTGCGGGTCGTCTTGGCCGACGCCGACGCGGCCCGCGCGGACGCCGTGGCGCAGGAGCTCAGAGAGCGCGGCGTGGACGTGGTCGTCACCGACCTCGATCCGAGCGAGGTGCGCTTCCACCGCATCCGCACCATGGACCCGGCGGTGCTGCTGATCGGCGAACGCGAGGCGCAAGGCGAGGGCTACGAGCTGATGCGGCGCATGCGTCGCGACACGCGCCTGCGTTGGGCCTCCTTGCTGGTGGTGCGCTGGGACGAAGTCTGGTCGGAAGAGCGCGCGGTGCCTGCCATCGAGCGCATCCTCGGCACGCTCTCCGCGCTCGCCGAGCCGGAGCGGGCGCTCTCGGAGCGCGCCGACTCGCGCGCCGCCTTCGACACCCGGCTCGAGATCACCGGGCCGGCGCGCCTTCTGCGCGGCCTCGCCTCCGCCACCAAGGCCGTGCGCGTCACGGTGCAGAACCCGCGCCTGCGCGTACGCATCGACGTCTCGGAGGGGCTGGTGGTGGGCGCCTCCGGCGAGGTGCTCGCGCCGGATCCCCGCGAGCTCTCCGGTCCGGTCGCGCTCGCGGCGTTGCTCGTGGTGTCGAGCGGACGGGTGCACGTCGAGCCCACGGAGCAGCCGCAGACCGCGAACCTGATGACCACGCCGGACGTCGCGCTGAACATGGCGGACGCCGAACCGCCGCCGATTCCGCCGAGCATTCCCATGCCGGCGGTGATGGAGAGCCGCCAGCGGCGGCGCTCCGAACGGCCTCCGGCTTCGCGGCGGCAGAAGCCCAAGCCTGGGAGCTCGCTCAACACGATCGGTTACGCGCTGGCGGGACTCGTCGGCGTGCTCGTGATCGGCACGGTCGTGGTGCTGGCGCTGCGCCCGAAGCAGGAACAGAAGATGACCCCGAGCGCCGTGCCCAGCGAGGCCCCGGCGCCCCAGGCGGCCACGACGGCGAGCGCCAAGCCCGCTCCCAAGCCCGAGGCGCCGCCTGCGCCGGAGCCGCCCCAGCTCTCGCCGGACGAGGCGGATGCTCTGGCCTCCGCTCCGACCTGCGAGAAGCTGCTCGGCAACATGCCGCCAAGCCCTGGCGTGTACCCCGGCGCCGCCTACGACCAGGTGCGAGCAGCGCGCAAGGAGCTCGCGCGCGGGGACATGGACGGCGCGCAGGCCGCCTACTGCAAGGCGATGCGCTTCGACCCGAAGAACGCCGAAGCTCACTCGGGGCTGGCTCGCGTGTTGATGAGCCGGCGCGACGCGAAGTCCGCGGTGCAGTGGGCTCGCGAGGCCGTCAAGCTGAACCCCGAAGAGACGAACTACCAGATCTTGCTCGGCGACGCGCTGGCGCTCTCCGGCGACATGCCGAAGGCCGTGGACCCGATCCTGCTCGGCTACGGTATCGGACCATCCGATGCCGCTGCCCGCGACAAGCTCGTGCGCGCGCAGCTCAAGCTGGGTGGGGAGGCCGCACGGAGGCAGGACCACCTGGCCGCCGAGCGCGCCTACCGTCGCGCGCTGACCCTCGAGGGCCAGAACGCCGCCGCGGCCACGGGGATGGCGCGGGCTCTGCTCGAGCAGGGTCAGCCCAAGGCTGCGACCTTCTGGGCGCGGAAGGCCACCGCGCTCGACCCGAAGTCGGCCGCGGCGTTCGTGGTCCTGGGGGACTCGCTGGGCAAATCCGGCGAGCCGAGCGCGGCCTCCGCGGCCTGGAAGAAGGCCGCCGCGATCGATCCGAACGACCCGGCGGCGCGCGCGCGCGCCATGACCACCGAGTGA